In the genome of Drosophila yakuba strain Tai18E2 chromosome 3R, Prin_Dyak_Tai18E2_2.1, whole genome shotgun sequence, one region contains:
- the LOC6537925 gene encoding spaetzle-processing enzyme isoform X3, protein MNTVLSGFLIFFVGIIVGITQRFPSCGVDEYCTNLNVCPPLKYFVESLEDSYSKQIILWDRQCGYNKYCCPKKGTQRAPNESCIRLDQCLRLTGQTGTMDVLKSFINRICNMDIGQKYLLYRVYVSCQRQGNNIPIVPDPQYSPCKSDEMCQSIESCDTLARILQAHKSKKANKIRMERRCGRNTYCCPKKVYPKCHPNERCIPLNKCHEINNISKRHGPNSVGDRWCAIDTRKEDLGERFYTCCPEPGNVLPSSCGQAPLEYRMGKGREAKQNQYPWMAMLIYENTTLPYPNSMTVCGGSLINSRYVVTAAHCVVKIYSVRDDLVLKKVRLGEHDTNTNPDCNGEQCAAPFVEIDLEFFNVHNAYSNNPELKNDIALIRLKVPVRYTREVQPICLPKDPIPLYNKPLEIAGWGQMENGQPSQVLLHSTVFENRYYCQKVISIFRDDTQICAGGHSGENTCQGDSGGPLMVTLHNRGNEEFVYLAGIVSYGYGPCGGDAGGFTKTGAFFKWIAANLKP, encoded by the exons ATGAACACAGTACTTTCTGGTTTCCTCATATTTTTTGTAGGAATAATTGTAGGAATAACCCAAAGATTTCCAAGCTGTGGTGTCGATGAGTACTGTACAAACCTTAATGTGTGCCCACCCTTGAAGTACTTTGTGGAATCGCTGGAAGACAGCTATtccaaacaaataatattatgGGATAGACAATGTGGTTATAATAAGTACTGCTGCCCAAAAAAAG GCACCCAAAGAGCACCCAATGAGTCATGCATCAGGCTTGATCAGTGTCTCCGGTTGACTGGCCAAACAGGGACGATGGATGTTTTGAAATCATTTATAAACCGCATATGTAATATGGATATCGGTCAGAAATACTTGCTCTATAGAGTGTACGTATCCTGTCAAAGACAAGGTAATAATATTCCGATAGTACCCGATCCACAATACAGTCCTTGCAAATCCGATGAGATGTGTCAAAGCATCGAAAGCTGCGACACTTTGGCGCGCATTCTGCAAGCCCATAAATCTAAAAAGGCCAACAAAATACGAATGGAAAGGCGATGTGGCAGAAATACTTACTGCTGCCCAAAGAAGG TATATCCAAAGTGTCATCCCAATGAAAGATGCATCCCATTGAACAAGTGCCATGAGATCAATAATATTTCGAAGCGACATGGGCCCAATTCAGTTGGTGACAGATGGTGTGCCATCGATACCAGAAAGGAAGATTTGGGGGAGCGCTTCTACACCTGCTGCCCTGAACCAGGTAACGTTCTGCCATCTTCCTGTGGACAAGCCCCTCTAGAGTACCGAATGGGAAAAGGCAGAGAGGCTAAGCAAAACCAATATCCTTGGATGGCCATGCTTATCTACGAGAATACCACACTTCCATATCCAAACAGCATGACCGTCTGTGGGGGCTCCCTGATCAACTCACGCTACGTGGTGACCGCTGCCCACTGTGTGGTCAAGATTTACAGTGTGAGAGACGACTTGGTGCTCAAGAAAGTGCGGCTGGGCGAGCATGATACCAACACCAATCCAGATTGCAATGGGGAACAATGCGCTGCTCCCTTTGTGGAGATCGACCTGGAGTTTTTTAATGTGCATAATGCCTACTCTAACAACCCGGAGCTTAAAAACGATATCGCCTTGATTCGCCTAAAAGTGCCAGTTCG GTATACCAGGGAGGTTCAACCGATTTGTCTGCCGAAAGATCCCATCCCCTTATATAATAAACCATTGGAAATCGCTGGTTGGGGTCAAATGGAAAACGGACAACCTAGTCAGGTGTTGTTGCACAGCACCGTTTTTGAAAACAGGTACTACTGCCAAAAAGTGATATCGATCTTTCGCGACGATACACAAATCTGCGCAGGCGGCCACAGTGGAGAAAACACCTGTCAGGGCGATTCCGGAGGTCCTTTGATGGTAACCCTTCATAACCGTGGCAACGAGGAATTCGTATATCTGGCCGGGATCGTTTCATATGGATATGGGCCTTGTGGTGGAGATGCAGGTGGCTTCACAAAGACTGGAGCGTTTTTCAAATGGATAGCAGCAAACTTGAAGCCTTAG
- the LOC6537925 gene encoding spaetzle-processing enzyme isoform X1, translated as MNTVLSGFLIFFVGIIVGITQRFPSCGVDEYCTNLNVCPPLKYFVESLEDSYSKQIILWDRQCGYNKYCCPKKAISKRYSSCGVFEYCTTVNGCPTLKYFVESLEDSYSKQIILQDRKCGYDKYCCPKKGTQRAPNESCIRLDQCLRLTGQTGTMDVLKSFINRICNMDIGQKYLLYRVYVSCQRQGNNIPIVPDPQYSPCKSDEMCQSIESCDTLARILQAHKSKKANKIRMERRCGRNTYCCPKKVYPKCHPNERCIPLNKCHEINNISKRHGPNSVGDRWCAIDTRKEDLGERFYTCCPEPGNVLPSSCGQAPLEYRMGKGREAKQNQYPWMAMLIYENTTLPYPNSMTVCGGSLINSRYVVTAAHCVVKIYSVRDDLVLKKVRLGEHDTNTNPDCNGEQCAAPFVEIDLEFFNVHNAYSNNPELKNDIALIRLKVPVRYTREVQPICLPKDPIPLYNKPLEIAGWGQMENGQPSQVLLHSTVFENRYYCQKVISIFRDDTQICAGGHSGENTCQGDSGGPLMVTLHNRGNEEFVYLAGIVSYGYGPCGGDAGGFTKTGAFFKWIAANLKP; from the exons ATGAACACAGTACTTTCTGGTTTCCTCATATTTTTTGTAGGAATAATTGTAGGAATAACCCAAAGATTTCCAAGCTGTGGTGTCGATGAGTACTGTACAAACCTTAATGTGTGCCCACCCTTGAAGTACTTTGTGGAATCGCTGGAAGACAGCTATtccaaacaaataatattatgGGATAGACAATGTGGTTATAATAAGTACTGCTGCCCAAAAAAAG CAATATCTAAAAGATATTCAAGCTGTGGCGTCTTTGAGTACTGTACAACCGTTAATGGGTGCCCAACCTTGAAGTACTTTGTGGAATCGCTGGAAGACAGCTATtccaaacaaataatattacagGATAGAAAATGTGGTTATGATAAATACTGCTGCCCAAAAAAAG GCACCCAAAGAGCACCCAATGAGTCATGCATCAGGCTTGATCAGTGTCTCCGGTTGACTGGCCAAACAGGGACGATGGATGTTTTGAAATCATTTATAAACCGCATATGTAATATGGATATCGGTCAGAAATACTTGCTCTATAGAGTGTACGTATCCTGTCAAAGACAAGGTAATAATATTCCGATAGTACCCGATCCACAATACAGTCCTTGCAAATCCGATGAGATGTGTCAAAGCATCGAAAGCTGCGACACTTTGGCGCGCATTCTGCAAGCCCATAAATCTAAAAAGGCCAACAAAATACGAATGGAAAGGCGATGTGGCAGAAATACTTACTGCTGCCCAAAGAAGG TATATCCAAAGTGTCATCCCAATGAAAGATGCATCCCATTGAACAAGTGCCATGAGATCAATAATATTTCGAAGCGACATGGGCCCAATTCAGTTGGTGACAGATGGTGTGCCATCGATACCAGAAAGGAAGATTTGGGGGAGCGCTTCTACACCTGCTGCCCTGAACCAGGTAACGTTCTGCCATCTTCCTGTGGACAAGCCCCTCTAGAGTACCGAATGGGAAAAGGCAGAGAGGCTAAGCAAAACCAATATCCTTGGATGGCCATGCTTATCTACGAGAATACCACACTTCCATATCCAAACAGCATGACCGTCTGTGGGGGCTCCCTGATCAACTCACGCTACGTGGTGACCGCTGCCCACTGTGTGGTCAAGATTTACAGTGTGAGAGACGACTTGGTGCTCAAGAAAGTGCGGCTGGGCGAGCATGATACCAACACCAATCCAGATTGCAATGGGGAACAATGCGCTGCTCCCTTTGTGGAGATCGACCTGGAGTTTTTTAATGTGCATAATGCCTACTCTAACAACCCGGAGCTTAAAAACGATATCGCCTTGATTCGCCTAAAAGTGCCAGTTCG GTATACCAGGGAGGTTCAACCGATTTGTCTGCCGAAAGATCCCATCCCCTTATATAATAAACCATTGGAAATCGCTGGTTGGGGTCAAATGGAAAACGGACAACCTAGTCAGGTGTTGTTGCACAGCACCGTTTTTGAAAACAGGTACTACTGCCAAAAAGTGATATCGATCTTTCGCGACGATACACAAATCTGCGCAGGCGGCCACAGTGGAGAAAACACCTGTCAGGGCGATTCCGGAGGTCCTTTGATGGTAACCCTTCATAACCGTGGCAACGAGGAATTCGTATATCTGGCCGGGATCGTTTCATATGGATATGGGCCTTGTGGTGGAGATGCAGGTGGCTTCACAAAGACTGGAGCGTTTTTCAAATGGATAGCAGCAAACTTGAAGCCTTAG
- the LOC6537926 gene encoding glutathione-specific gamma-glutamylcyclotransferase 1, producing MAHYSGHRQPAEVPAHFKDLFTNGQLGAAEEGNNNNDQNEQENRPSNNNNNAGPTDPACWVFGYGSLCWHPGFTYTKCITGYIRGYVRRFWQGNVTHRGCEEKPGRVATLVEDKEGITWGCAYRITGSTALDYLKQRECTLGGYATIDTKFFPRVASQDTPFSGEAVEVLVYVATPENIHWLGDDPVEEIAQQIVSCRGPSGHNAEYLLRLALFMHEEIPGVRDDHLFELERLVLEELYRRQIPLSSVMGRNPDRIRRDSHEDIRRPPSFEFTSRVPDTKLRCLNI from the exons ATGGCACACTACAGTGGTCATCGCCAGCCGGCGGAGGTGCCGGCCCATTTCAAGGATCTCTTCACCAATGGCCAGTTGGGCGCGGCTGAGGAgggcaacaataacaatgacCAGAACGAGCAGGAGAATCGTCCCagtaacaataataataatgctgGACCCACGGATCCCGCCTGCTGGGTCTTCGGTTACGGATCCTTGTGCTGGCATCCCGGCTTCACCTACACCAAGTGCATCACCGGCTACATTAGGGGATATGTTCGCCGTTTCTGGCAGGGCAACGTCACACATCGCGGCTGCGAAGAAAAG CCTGGACGTGTTGCAACGCTCGTTGAGGACAAAGAG GGAATCACTTGGGGCTGCGCCTACAGAATAACAGGCAGCACGGCACTGGACTATCTCAAGCAGCGCGAGTGCACGCTGG GTGGCTATGCAACGATTGATACCAAGTTCTTCCCGCGCGTCGCCTCGCAGGACACGCCCTTTAGCGGCGAGGCGGTTGAGGTACTGGTCTATGTGGCCACGCCAGAGAATATCCATTGGCTGGGCGATGATCCGGTGGAGGAGATTGCCCAACAGATTGTATCCTGCCGCGGTCCCAGCGGACACAATGCGGAGTACCTGCTGCGCCTGGCGTTGTTCATGCACGAGGAGATACCCGGCGTTAGGGACGATCATCTGTTCGAGCTGGAGCGCTTGGTTTTAGAGGAACTGTATCGCCGCCAAATACCTCTGTCGTCTGTGATGGGCCGCAATCCAGATAGGATACGGCGCGACTCGCACGAGGACATCCGCCGCCCGCCATCCTTCGAGTTCACCTCCCGTGTGCCCGATACCAAACTGCGTTGCCTGAACATTTGA
- the LOC6537925 gene encoding spaetzle-processing enzyme isoform X2 — MHKVFYGFLIYVFLLFGYAISKRYSSCGVFEYCTTVNGCPTLKYFVESLEDSYSKQIILQDRKCGYDKYCCPKKGTQRAPNESCIRLDQCLRLTGQTGTMDVLKSFINRICNMDIGQKYLLYRVYVSCQRQGNNIPIVPDPQYSPCKSDEMCQSIESCDTLARILQAHKSKKANKIRMERRCGRNTYCCPKKVYPKCHPNERCIPLNKCHEINNISKRHGPNSVGDRWCAIDTRKEDLGERFYTCCPEPGNVLPSSCGQAPLEYRMGKGREAKQNQYPWMAMLIYENTTLPYPNSMTVCGGSLINSRYVVTAAHCVVKIYSVRDDLVLKKVRLGEHDTNTNPDCNGEQCAAPFVEIDLEFFNVHNAYSNNPELKNDIALIRLKVPVRYTREVQPICLPKDPIPLYNKPLEIAGWGQMENGQPSQVLLHSTVFENRYYCQKVISIFRDDTQICAGGHSGENTCQGDSGGPLMVTLHNRGNEEFVYLAGIVSYGYGPCGGDAGGFTKTGAFFKWIAANLKP; from the exons atgcacaaagtattttatggttttctcatatatgtatttctaCTGTTTGGATATG CAATATCTAAAAGATATTCAAGCTGTGGCGTCTTTGAGTACTGTACAACCGTTAATGGGTGCCCAACCTTGAAGTACTTTGTGGAATCGCTGGAAGACAGCTATtccaaacaaataatattacagGATAGAAAATGTGGTTATGATAAATACTGCTGCCCAAAAAAAG GCACCCAAAGAGCACCCAATGAGTCATGCATCAGGCTTGATCAGTGTCTCCGGTTGACTGGCCAAACAGGGACGATGGATGTTTTGAAATCATTTATAAACCGCATATGTAATATGGATATCGGTCAGAAATACTTGCTCTATAGAGTGTACGTATCCTGTCAAAGACAAGGTAATAATATTCCGATAGTACCCGATCCACAATACAGTCCTTGCAAATCCGATGAGATGTGTCAAAGCATCGAAAGCTGCGACACTTTGGCGCGCATTCTGCAAGCCCATAAATCTAAAAAGGCCAACAAAATACGAATGGAAAGGCGATGTGGCAGAAATACTTACTGCTGCCCAAAGAAGG TATATCCAAAGTGTCATCCCAATGAAAGATGCATCCCATTGAACAAGTGCCATGAGATCAATAATATTTCGAAGCGACATGGGCCCAATTCAGTTGGTGACAGATGGTGTGCCATCGATACCAGAAAGGAAGATTTGGGGGAGCGCTTCTACACCTGCTGCCCTGAACCAGGTAACGTTCTGCCATCTTCCTGTGGACAAGCCCCTCTAGAGTACCGAATGGGAAAAGGCAGAGAGGCTAAGCAAAACCAATATCCTTGGATGGCCATGCTTATCTACGAGAATACCACACTTCCATATCCAAACAGCATGACCGTCTGTGGGGGCTCCCTGATCAACTCACGCTACGTGGTGACCGCTGCCCACTGTGTGGTCAAGATTTACAGTGTGAGAGACGACTTGGTGCTCAAGAAAGTGCGGCTGGGCGAGCATGATACCAACACCAATCCAGATTGCAATGGGGAACAATGCGCTGCTCCCTTTGTGGAGATCGACCTGGAGTTTTTTAATGTGCATAATGCCTACTCTAACAACCCGGAGCTTAAAAACGATATCGCCTTGATTCGCCTAAAAGTGCCAGTTCG GTATACCAGGGAGGTTCAACCGATTTGTCTGCCGAAAGATCCCATCCCCTTATATAATAAACCATTGGAAATCGCTGGTTGGGGTCAAATGGAAAACGGACAACCTAGTCAGGTGTTGTTGCACAGCACCGTTTTTGAAAACAGGTACTACTGCCAAAAAGTGATATCGATCTTTCGCGACGATACACAAATCTGCGCAGGCGGCCACAGTGGAGAAAACACCTGTCAGGGCGATTCCGGAGGTCCTTTGATGGTAACCCTTCATAACCGTGGCAACGAGGAATTCGTATATCTGGCCGGGATCGTTTCATATGGATATGGGCCTTGTGGTGGAGATGCAGGTGGCTTCACAAAGACTGGAGCGTTTTTCAAATGGATAGCAGCAAACTTGAAGCCTTAG